The Magnetospirillum sp. 15-1 genomic interval TTGTTCATTTTTATAAAAATTCCAGAGCGACGCTGCGAATTGTCAATGCGGGCCGATGCCGGCACCTCCTAGGCTTGACGCGCCTTATCCACAGGAGAGCGCCCCTCATGTCCATGCTCGGCAAGACGCCCCAGCCGTCCCCGGCCTGCCCGTCGACCCCCGCCTACGCCGCTTCGGCCAAGGTCCAGCCCCGGGGCGTCAAGGGCCGCTTCCGCAGCCTGAAATGGTGGGCCAGCGCCTTGCTGCTGGCCTATTGGCATCTGGCGCCGTTCATCCGCTGGGACCGTGGCCCCGGAGCGCCCAGCCAGGCGATCCTGGCCGACATGGCGGGCCGGCGGGGCTATTTCTTCTTCATCGAGATCTGGCCGCAGGAGGTCTATTTCCTGACCGGCCTGCTGTTCATGGCGGCCATCGCCCTGTTCATGATGACCTCGCTGGTCGGCCGGGTCTGGTGCGGCTTCCTGTGCTGGCAGACGGTCTACACCGATTTGTTCGTGGCGGTGGAACGGCTGGTGATCGGCGAGCGCAACCAGCGCATCGCCTTCGAGCGCGCCCCCCTGTCGGCGGGCAAGCTGGCGAAAAAGGCCGTGGTCAATGCCATCTGGCTGGTCATCGCCGGGGCGTGCGGCATCGGCTTCACGCTGTATTTCGGCGACGCCTTCGAGCAGTTGCGCGACATCTTCACCGGCCGGGCCAGCCCCGCCACCTATGGCGCCATCGCCGTGGTGGGCGGCCTGTGCTTCCTGCTGGCCGGCTATGCCCGCGAGCAGGTGTGCATCTATATGTGCCCCTATGCCCGCTTCCAGTCGGCCATGTTCGACGAGCACTCGCTGATCATCTCCTACGAGGCGTGGCGGGGCGAGACGCGCGGCCCGGCCCCGGCCGACCGCGATTTCAGCGGGCGCGGCCATTGCGTCGACTGTCTGGCCTGCGTCCAGGCCTGCCCCACCGGCATCGACATCCGCAACGGCAACCAGTTGGCCTGTATCGGCTGCGGGTTGTGCATCGACGCCTGCAACCAGGTGATGGACCGCTTCAAGCTGCCGCGTGGGCTGGTGTCCTACGATTCCTCGGCCAATCTGGCGGCGCGCGGCGAGAACCGGGCCGGCGGCCTGCGCCTGCTGCGCCCGCGCACCCTGGCCTATGGCGGCATCCTGCTGCTGGTGGCCTCGGTGATGCTGGCCCGGCTGGTGTCGCGCCCCGACGTGGACGTCAACGTGCTGCACGAGCGCTCGCCGCTGTTCGTGCAGATGTCGGACGGCTCCATCCGCAACGGCTATGCCTACAAGGTGCTCAACATGAAGGGCGAGGATCGCGCCTTCACCGTGCGTCTGGCCGGCGTCGAAGGCGCCACCATCTCGGTGGTCGGCGGCGAGAACGGTGTCGGCAAGGCGGAACTGCAGGTACCGCGCGATTCGGTAGGCGACTTCCGCCTCTACGTCACCATTCCGGCGGAGAAGGTGGCCTCCAAGAGCATGCCCATCACCTTCGTGCTGGTCGGCCCCGGCCGCGAGGTGAAGACGGAGACTCTGTTCGCCGGGCCGGAGAAATAAGGGGGATCAGCCCTCGCCGGCAATGGCGTCGAGGGCGGCGAGATCGCGCTGGAACAGGTTCGGCGCGGTCTCGATGACGATGGCGGCCCGCTTGAACTCGGCCACCACCCGGCTGGCGGTTTCCGGAGTGATGCCCAACAGCGCCCCCAGATCCTCGCGCCCGAACAGGCGGCAATCGGGAGCCGCCTCGGGAGCCAGCAGCCGGAAGAGCCGCGCCACCCGCTGCCGCGCGCTGCCGGTGGAGAGTTCACGGGTGCATTCGTGGGAGCGCTGGACCGCGTCGTGCCACTTTTTCATCAATTGGCGATGCAGCTTGGGCGACAGGCGGGCGACCACGTCGCGGGGAATGCGGCAGACCTTGGCCGGTGACAGGGCCACCGCCGCGTGCTCATAGGAATCGGCCACCGTGGCCTCCAGCCCGGCCACGTCGCCCTGGCCCAGCAGGCTGACGATGCGGTGGCTGCCGTCGGGCAGGTATTGCTCCAGCTTGAACAGCCCCTCGCGCACCGTGAAGACGTGTCCCGCCGCCTGACCGGGCTGATAGAGGGCGGCGCCGGCCGGCAGGCGGATGTCCTCGATGGGCAGGTGGATGATGCCGAAATCCTCGCTCTCGAGGTCGGCGAACAGCACCAGGTCGCGGATGGAGCATTGCTCGCACGAGGCCAGCCCGCGCCAGGCCGCCTCGATCTCGTGGTCACGCATGAACGGGTCCGGCCGCAGCTATCCGAGAAGGAGAACCAGGATAGCCCGGCAGGTGGGCTCGGAGGAATAGGCGATGTGAACCGCCTATCCCCTCCCGTCCAGCCGGGCCACGCCCAGCAGGCCGGCGACGAAGCCGGCCACGAACAACAGCGCCACCGGGGACTGCACCGAAACCGCCAAAGCGGGGGCCGGGCACAATCCCGCCAGTCCCCAGCCGGCGCCGAAGATCACGGAGCCGGCCAGCAGGCGGGCATCGATGCGCGACGACGGCGTGCCCAGCGGCTCGGCGCACAGCAGGGCGTGCCCCCGGCGGCGCACCAGCCACTGACCGAGGGCGGCGACCGCCACCGCTCCGCCCATGGTGGCGGTAAGCCGGGGGTCCCAATGCCCGAAGAAATCCAGGAAGCCGACCACCTTGGCCGGATCGGTCATTCCCGACAGGGCCAGTCCGGCGCCGAACACCGCGCCGCACAACAGAAAGAGCACGGGGCGACGGGTCATGGCGCGGGAACTCCCACCAGGGCGACCATGCCGGCCCCCACCGCGATGAACAGCATGGTGGCGACCAGCGAGCGCGGCGACAGCCGGGCGATGCCGCACACCGAATGGCCGCTGGTGCAGCCATTGGCCAATCCGGCTCCGATTCCCACCAATAATCCGGCCAGCACCAGCCGCCCCGGCGAGGCGAAGGTCACGCCAGCCCCGCCGCCGGTCAGTCCCTGGACCAGCATTGCGCCCAGGGGCAGGCCCAGCACGAAGGCGATGGCCTCGACCCGCCCGGACAGGGCGTTGCGGACCAGCCCGCTGACCCCGGCCACCCGGCCGAAGGTCAGCATCAATCCGGCGGCGGCCAATCCGATCAGCGCCCCGCCCGCCAGGGCGAGGCTCCAATCCGCGACCGAAAGCGCAACGATCATTCGGCGGCCTGCTTCTTGGCGGCGAACTGCTCGTAGGCCTCCAGCGCCAGGGCACCGTACATCAGCGACGGGCCGCCGCCCATGTACACCGACATGGCGATGGTCTCCATGACCTCCTCGCGGGTGCCGCCCAGATCCACCACCGCCTTGGCGTGGAAGGCGAGACAGCCGTCGCAGCGCGCCGCGATGCCCAGCGCCAGGGCGATCAGTTCCTTGGTCTTGCCGTCCAGCGCTCCATCGGCGGTGGCCGCCTTGGCCATGGCGGAAAAGCCCTTCATCACCTCGGGCACACCGCCGCGCACCTGCCCGACCATCTTGGACAGTCCGTTGGCCAATTCGTTCCAATCCTTCAACATCACGCACCTCGTCCTTGGAATCATCACAATATGTTAGATAGCGCTAATATATCGTGATGCCGACGAGTTTCAAGACCCCAGCGCGCGGATCGCCCGCGCCGGCCGCATGGGGGCATGCGTGGATCGGATGGAAGAGAAGCGTCAGTGGCTGCCGGATCTGGCCGGCGGGCGCGAAGACGGCGGCGGCGGGGCGCTGGGCGGCGGGCGGCGGACGGGCACCTCGTCGGCATCCTCGTCCTGGACCTTCTGGCGGACCACGAAACCCTGCACGGCCCAGCCGATCACATAGAAGGTACCGACGAAGAACCACAGCCCGGCCAGGGTGAAGATCACCACCCGGTGCAGGGCGTCGTCGCCGTTGCCGAACACCCCCAACGCCCAAAGCATGGGAGACCCGAACAGAATTGCTACCGCTCCGGCCAATCCCAACCGGGTCCAGCCTGTCGAACGTATATACGATATCTTGTAAGCTGACATCGCCGTGGTCCTCCCCCAGCCCGTTCCCTTTGGCTCTGCGTGGGATTCTGGACGCTTGCGAGACGAACCGCAACCCGCCTTATCCGCATGCCGCCCCGGTGACTATCCGAATAATCCCGTGACATGATGTGTCGCCAACGGCTATTTTTCTTGAATTCGTCCAGAACTTGGGGGTTCAAGACGACAAACAAGACTGTGGCGGGCGAGGACCAGAATGGTCGCGAGTCGTGAAAATTTCGAGGTTCAGGTCAGCAAGAGCGGCCGGTGGACGACCGAGACGGTCACCACCAAGGAAGAAGAGGCGCGCGCTCTCGCCAAGAAATTCCTGGCCGACAAGAAGTGCGAGGGAGCCCGGATCGTCCGCAACTGGATGCGGTCCGACGGTACCATGGACGAGACGGAGATCTTCTCCCAGACCCGGTCCGGCGCCGATGACGGCCCCATCCGCATCTCCCAGATCGATGAGGTCCCGGAAAAGTGCGAGACCCCGGAAGAATTCATGGGGACGCAGGGCCGCAGCGTGGTCAACCGCATCTTCCGCAGTTATCTCGACAAGGCGATCCTGACGCCCACCGAGTTGATGCACAATTACAAGGAACTGAAGCGGCTTCAGGAAAAGGACACCCTGGTCCCCTCCGCCGTGGACCGTGTTTCCCTGTTGCAGACCAAGGATTCCGAACAGGATTCCAAATCGCGCAGCCAGGAAATCTTCAAGTCCATCGACGACATCTCGGCCCGCGCCAGACGGGTGGAGAACGTCAAGCTGCCCAAGCTGAGCGGCCGTTTCTCCGAAGCCATCAAGGAAATCCGCGGCCAGGCCTCCCAGACCGAGGACGTGGATTACCTCGCCATCGTGCTGCTGTCGCGTGACCTGATCAATGCGCGCAGTTGGGTGGGCAAGCTGGAATTCCTGGGCAAGCTGGCCGTCGAGGACACCGATCCCCACGCCCTGGAACTGCTGGACGGCGTCATCGCCGACGTGCTGGGCTCCAACGTGGTGCAGGAAATCCTGGGCTGGCAGCCGGGCCTGGGCGCCGCCATCTGCCGCATGTTCGATCTGGCCGACGGCAAGTTCCCCACCGAAAAGAGCGATGCCGGCGAATCCGCCGAAATCCTCAACCGCCTGTTCGCCGAGCACAAGCTGCCCATCAGCCGCGCCTGCCTGCTGGACCGCGCCCACCGCCAGATCCGCTCGCCCAACCCGCTCTATCGCAGCGAAAGCGGCAAGGAGCTGGAGGAACTGAAGAAGCTGATCGAACGGACCATGACGCCCACCGGCTTCATCTCGGGCTCCGAGACCGCCGAGGCGCTGACCATCCGCTATTCCCGCCAGTTGGAACAGGGCGGCGCCGCCGGGCGCAAGGCCACCGTCAACGGCATGTTCCGCATGCTGCCCGACCGGGCTCTGGGCCTGATCTATATCTGCCAGTTGGCCGGCTCACCCTGGGGCGCCGAAGCGGTGGCCGACATCGCCGAGTTGGTGGATTACTGCCTGTCGGCCCGCCATCTGGGCGATTTCTGCCTGCGCACGCTGCCGCCCAAGGAGAAGATGCTGCGCGCCACCCTGGCGCACAAGACCGCCGCCGCCTCTCCCTTCCCGCCATCGGTGCGGGACAAGATCTGCGGCTTCATCGACACCATGCTGGAGGCCTATCTGGTCACCGAGCAGATCGTCGAGAAGCTGGACCACCAGGATTCGCCGCTGCGCGACCGCGCGGTGCGTCTGGTGCAGTTCTGCGCCGCCGGCGTGCTGCCCGAGGGCAAGGCCATGACCCGGGCCCGCCAGCGTATCCTGGCATTGCTGCGCCAGCCCAATTTCGACGCCCACTTCATCGACGGCTTCACCGATCCGGAGCGGGCTCAGAAGGCGCTGCGCGATTTCCACCTGCTGCTGGTCAAGGCCGGATTCGGCTGAAGGCGCCCTGCCGGCCTCAGTCTTCCTCGGGATGGGAGTGCGGCCCCCGAAGCGGCTTGGCGCAATGGGGGCAGACGTGGCCGGTCTCCACCGAATGGCGCAGGATCAGCGACGCCTCTTCCTCGGAGAGCTGCAGGGCGCGCCGCGTGCGGTCCAGCAGGCGGCGTTCCGAGCGGTTGATGGAACCGTCCTCCAGCGCCTTCTCCACCGCCTCGCGGTATTCCTCGCGGCGGATACGCATCTGCTCGGAAAAGCCCGAGGCGAGCACACCGGCGGGCAGCGCGATCATGCCCACGCCCAGGATGGCGGTCAGCGCGCCGAGCAGCCGCCCCAGCGGCGTGATGGGCACCATGTCGCCGTAACCCAAGGTGGTCAGCGTCACCACCGCCCACCACATGGAGGTGGGAATATCGCTGAACACATGCGGCTGGGCGCGGTGCTCGAACAGGTAGATCAGGCTCGACGTCAGGACCAGGATCACCATCATGACGAACAGCACCGAGCCGATGGACCGCGCTTCCTGCCGCGCCACCGCCGCCATGACGTTCATGGCCATGGAATAGCGGCCCAGCTTGAAGACGCGCAGCACGCGCAGCACGCGGATGGCCCGCAGGTCGATCTCGACCACGATGCCGAGATAGAACGGCAGCACCGACAGCAGGTCGACGATGGCCATGGGCGACACCGCCCAGCGCAGCCGCCCCCATACCGGATGGCGGAAGTGGGGGTCGTCGATCTCCACCGCCGTCCACAGGCGCAGGGCGTATTCCAGGCTGAAGATGGCCACCGAGGCCAGATCGAAGGCATGGAAGACCGGCCCGTGGGCGATGGACAGGTGCTCGATGGATTCGAGGATCACCGCCGCCACGTTCACGACGATCAGGGCGATCAGAAAGGCGTCGACCACCTTGACCAGCAGGTCGGAATGGCCTTCGCCGCCCAGCATGTGGTAGACCGTGCGCCGCACGGTCCGCCGACGCCGCACGTGCCGCTGGCCTGGATGGGGATGCCCCGGACGGGGTTGGGACGGCTGCGGGTGGGCGGAATGGCTTGAGGTCACAAAACGGCCGATGTCAAAGAGGCTGATTTGCGCCACCATATCCGACCGGCCCCGGTCAGGGGAAGGGTCGGACGGTGACGGAATTGCATGGCGCGGCCCCTTTGGTTTAGTTTAGCGTAAAATAATATAAGAGAGCGGGAGAGGCGATGAGCGCGGCCACTCGGGATACCAAGGTGGGGGATGCCAAGGCGGGACGGGTTTTTCTGATCGGCGCGGGACCGGGCGATCCGGACCTGCTGACCGTCAAGGCGTTGCGCCTGATCCAGGGTGCCGCCCTGGTGGTTTATGACCGACTGGTCAGTAAGGAGATCATGGAGATGATCCCCGCCGCCGCCGAGCGGGTCTATGCCGGCAAGGCGCTGGGCAACCATCACCTGATCCAGGACGAGATCAACGACCTGCTGCTCAGTCTGGCGCGCTCGGGCCGCGACGTGGTGCGGCTCAAGGGGGGCGATCCCTTCGTCTTCGGGCGCGGCAGTGAGGAGGCCCTGTATCTGGCGCGACACGGCATCGCCTTCGAGGTGGTGCCGGGTATCAGCGCCGCCGCCGGCTGTTCCACCTATGCCGGCATTCCGCTGACCCATCGCGGGCTGGCCACCGGCGTGCGTTTCGTTACCGGCCATCTGCGCGACGACCGCAACCTGGACCTGGACTGGACCAAGCTGGCCGACCCGGACGTCACCCTGGCCGTCTATATGGGTCTGCAGGCGCTGCCCGAGATTTCCGCCCAACTGATGGCCGCTGGACTGCCCGCCGACACGCCGGCCGCCGCCATCGAAAGCGGCACCACACCGCGCCAGCGCCGGGTGGTCGGCACGCTGTCCACCCTGCTGGACCTCACCCGCGCCGCCGGATTGCAGGCGCCGACCCTGCTGATCATCGGACGGGTGGTCGGGCTGGCCGACGAGTTGGACTGGTTCGGCAAGCCATGACCCTTTCCTCCTCCGCCCTGGTCCTGGTGGGACACGGCTCGGGCAATTATCCCGATGCCGCCAGACCCATCCT includes:
- a CDS encoding Crp/Fnr family transcriptional regulator, whose translation is MRDHEIEAAWRGLASCEQCSIRDLVLFADLESEDFGIIHLPIEDIRLPAGAALYQPGQAAGHVFTVREGLFKLEQYLPDGSHRIVSLLGQGDVAGLEATVADSYEHAAVALSPAKVCRIPRDVVARLSPKLHRQLMKKWHDAVQRSHECTRELSTGSARQRVARLFRLLAPEAAPDCRLFGREDLGALLGITPETASRVVAEFKRAAIVIETAPNLFQRDLAALDAIAGEG
- a CDS encoding ion transporter, which encodes MRRRRTVRRTVYHMLGGEGHSDLLVKVVDAFLIALIVVNVAAVILESIEHLSIAHGPVFHAFDLASVAIFSLEYALRLWTAVEIDDPHFRHPVWGRLRWAVSPMAIVDLLSVLPFYLGIVVEIDLRAIRVLRVLRVFKLGRYSMAMNVMAAVARQEARSIGSVLFVMMVILVLTSSLIYLFEHRAQPHVFSDIPTSMWWAVVTLTTLGYGDMVPITPLGRLLGALTAILGVGMIALPAGVLASGFSEQMRIRREEYREAVEKALEDGSINRSERRLLDRTRRALQLSEEEASLILRHSVETGHVCPHCAKPLRGPHSHPEED
- a CDS encoding DUF6691 family protein, translated to MTRRPVLFLLCGAVFGAGLALSGMTDPAKVVGFLDFFGHWDPRLTATMGGAVAVAALGQWLVRRRGHALLCAEPLGTPSSRIDARLLAGSVIFGAGWGLAGLCPAPALAVSVQSPVALLFVAGFVAGLLGVARLDGRG
- a CDS encoding carboxymuconolactone decarboxylase family protein; its protein translation is MLKDWNELANGLSKMVGQVRGGVPEVMKGFSAMAKAATADGALDGKTKELIALALGIAARCDGCLAFHAKAVVDLGGTREEVMETIAMSVYMGGGPSLMYGALALEAYEQFAAKKQAAE
- the cobA gene encoding uroporphyrinogen-III C-methyltransferase gives rise to the protein MSAATRDTKVGDAKAGRVFLIGAGPGDPDLLTVKALRLIQGAALVVYDRLVSKEIMEMIPAAAERVYAGKALGNHHLIQDEINDLLLSLARSGRDVVRLKGGDPFVFGRGSEEALYLARHGIAFEVVPGISAAAGCSTYAGIPLTHRGLATGVRFVTGHLRDDRNLDLDWTKLADPDVTLAVYMGLQALPEISAQLMAAGLPADTPAAAIESGTTPRQRRVVGTLSTLLDLTRAAGLQAPTLLIIGRVVGLADELDWFGKP
- the ccoG gene encoding cytochrome c oxidase accessory protein CcoG — its product is MSMLGKTPQPSPACPSTPAYAASAKVQPRGVKGRFRSLKWWASALLLAYWHLAPFIRWDRGPGAPSQAILADMAGRRGYFFFIEIWPQEVYFLTGLLFMAAIALFMMTSLVGRVWCGFLCWQTVYTDLFVAVERLVIGERNQRIAFERAPLSAGKLAKKAVVNAIWLVIAGACGIGFTLYFGDAFEQLRDIFTGRASPATYGAIAVVGGLCFLLAGYAREQVCIYMCPYARFQSAMFDEHSLIISYEAWRGETRGPAPADRDFSGRGHCVDCLACVQACPTGIDIRNGNQLACIGCGLCIDACNQVMDRFKLPRGLVSYDSSANLAARGENRAGGLRLLRPRTLAYGGILLLVASVMLARLVSRPDVDVNVLHERSPLFVQMSDGSIRNGYAYKVLNMKGEDRAFTVRLAGVEGATISVVGGENGVGKAELQVPRDSVGDFRLYVTIPAEKVASKSMPITFVLVGPGREVKTETLFAGPEK